A genomic stretch from Arachis stenosperma cultivar V10309 chromosome 3, arast.V10309.gnm1.PFL2, whole genome shotgun sequence includes:
- the LOC130968820 gene encoding transcription factor TCP3, protein MGETQHHRPTSSRLGMRAVAGGGGGGEIVEVQGGHIVRSTGRKDRHSKVCTAKGPRDRRVRLSAHTAIQFYDVQDRLGYDRPSKAVDWLIKKAKAAIDELAELPAWKPTATTTTVAAAAAASNSNVAVQQQKLREEEENQQLNQIVHRQSTTVDDAMEASGSRKATALVGGSGRISEFQPQHLNDDNGSSGKYNSGGSGFFPPTLDTDIADTIKSFFPMVGPGEVATTTSSFHNYPPPPDLLSRTTSGGSNHNHNHHHHHHHHQQQDLRLSLQSFQDPSILLQHHQQQQQQPPHQQHVHEQVLFAGTTALAFDGGSSGWSEQQHHQEEQEHGRLQRMVAWNNAAADASSSGHASGFIFNSSATAAVPSPAMFGHGQFFPQRGPLQSSNTPSFRAWIDPSSIATAAMTVDHHHYLSPAAIHQASIGFAGSSSGSFSGFRIPARIQGAEEHDGVSDKPSSASSDSRH, encoded by the coding sequence ATGGGAGAAACACAGCACCACCGTCCAACATCGTCAAGACTTGGGATGAGGGCCGTGGCCGGAGGAGGAGGAGGGGGAGAAATTGTGGAGGTCCAAGGAGGCCACATTGTGCGGTCCACCGGCCGGAAGGACCGACACAGCAAGGTCTGCACAGCCAAGGGCCCGAGGGACCGCCGTGTGCGACTCTCCGCACACACCGCCATCCAGTTCTACGACGTTCAGGACCGACTCGGCTACGACCGCCCAAGCAAGGCCGTCGACTGGCTCATCAAGAAAGCAAAGGCCGCCATCGACGAGCTCGCCGAGCTCCCCGCATGGAAACCAACTGCCACTACCACGACCGTCGCCGCCGCCGCGGCGGCCTCGAACTCAAATGTTGCTGTTCAGCAGCAGAAGCTCCGGGAGGAGGAGGAAAACCAACAGCTGAATCAAATCGTCCACCGCCAATCGACCACGGTGGACGACGCTATGGAAGCTTCTGGTAGCCGAAAGGCTACCGCACTGGTTGGTGGCAGTGGAAGAATCTCGGAATTTCAACCGCAACATTTGAACGACGATAACGGTAGTAGTGGCAAATACAACAGTGGCGGTTCTGGTTTCTTTCCGCCGACTTTGGACACTGATATAGCTGATACCATTAAGTCTTTCTTTCCGATGGTGGGGCCGGGGGAGGTTGCAACAACGACGTCGTCCTTTCATAACTATCCTCCCCCGCCGGATTTGCTTTCGCGTACAACTAGCGGCGGAAGcaaccacaaccacaaccaccaccaccaccatcaccatcaccaaCAGCAAGATCTGCGGCTCTCGCTGCAGTCTTTTCAGGACCCATCCATTCTTCTTCAGCACCACCAACAACAGCAGCAGCAGCCGCCACACCAACAGCATGTTCACGAGCAAGTGCTCTTCGCCGGAACCACCGCACTAGCGTTCGACGGCGGTTCTTCCGGATGGTCTGAACAGCAGCACCACCAAGAGGAACAGGAGCATGGACGATTGCAGAGAATGGTGGCTTGGAATAATGCCGCTGCAGATGCTAGTAGCAGTGGCCATGCCAGTGGATTCATCTTCAACTCGTCGGCGACGGCGGCTGTGCCGTCTCCTGCGATGTTTGGCCATGGCCAGTTTTTTCCTCAGAGGGGACCCCTTCAGTCCAGTAACACCCCTTCGTTTCGTGCTTGGATAGATCCTTCTTCGATCGCCACGGCTGCCATGACTGTGGATCACCACCACTATCTTTCACCGGCCGCGATCCATCAAGCTTCTATTGGGTTTGCCGGCTCTTCTTCCGGTAGCTTCTCTGGCTTCCGCATACCAGCACGAATTCAGGGTGCGGAGGAGCACGACGGCGTATCTGACAAGCCGTCCTCTGCTTCCTCCGATTCTCGCCATTGA